Genomic segment of Psychrobacter sanguinis:
ATGACACTGACTTGTGCCAAATCAGACATTGAGGACGTCGATTGAGATACAGAATGAGAAACCATAGGTGATTATCTTTGATATTGAAATGTCGTAAGTTAAGCCATGAATAAGTTTAATCTGGCTGTAAATTAATGCGTGGCAGCAACCAATCTTGAAACCATGAATTAATAGACGTATAAATTTTTGTGCTTTGCATAAATTCTTCGGCTATTGAAGGTTTTAGATTTATATTAGAAGTTATAGTATTAGCAGCAAAACTATTATCATTAGCAGATTCAGAAACCTCTGTTTCAGATATTGCCGTCTCAGTTATTGATGTTGCAGATATTGGTATTTCTGATTCTAGTATAGGTGCAGGAGCAGAGGCAGAGTTATCTGAAGCTTGTCCCTTAAATAATGAGTTATCTGAAAATAATTCATTACCATGTCTGGAGACTAATTGTTGAAAATAGTCCCAATCTACTGCACGTCCTTCTTTAATTAAGGCCTGAGCTGTAAAATGTTGTTCATCATGGGGTCTAAAATCTGGCAATACCACTAGGGGAGTATCAGTGCTATAAACTTGGGCAATAGCATTTAAGCCACAAGCCATTAATAAACAATCACTATGTTCTATAAAAGGTGTCACATCGTTAACTTCAGCAGCGATATCTACATAATCACGTATATCATGATGTATTGGACCTAATGAAATAATGAGAGCATGAGGCAATAGTTCTCGCAATTTGGGCAGTTTATTATCAATATCTTCATGCCCACCGTAGCCCTTGATCACCGTTATAATGGGACGATCATCCACCTCTATAGGTAGATTATTATTATTTGCAAAAGACACCAACGAGGCAATAAACTCTGGATAAGAGACATTAGCAAATTGACCAACGTTTATAAAATTAAGATATAACGTTTTAGAAGGTAACCATTGCGGGGTAACACCAGCATCTAAAGCTTCTGGGTAGGGTGCAATCATAGCTAATGCCCCAGCAAAAGCATTCAAATGAGGGGTATCATCACGCACACCGGGTAATCTTACATACAAATAAGGAATACTCGCGGCTCGGCACAGCATTGCAACCTCAACACTGACATCAATAATCATAAGCTCTATATTGAGTTTATGGATACTGTCTAAAATCTTATGACTGCGCTTTTGTATATTGCTATTGCCCACTGGGGAATAATGCAAACTATTAGGGTGCCAGTATTCTCCGGCCCTACCTTTTAAGGTATCGCTTTCAAGTTCATCTTCTGCAGCCAACCTAATCACTTGCAACTCAGGTATAGAGTTAAACGCATAGGTCTCTGCACTTAAACTGGTAAATACGGTGAGATGACTTCTCTGATCAGTAGGAAGTAAAGCCGCCAACTTATCAGCTTGGCGGCAGTGTCCTGAACCATGATGGTGAGCATAGTACCCAATATTCATTGATGTTATTCCTGACCAAAATTTGAAATAGCGAGGTCAACAGGCTGCAGCAATGGCTGCTGAGCGTCGGCATCAATATTAATAAAGCTATCAGTCTGACGTCTAAGGCTATGCGTACCTTTAATATTGTCAGCACAATCCACTAGATGTTGCCAATCAGGCTGCTGGCGTGCTGATTGGCTGGCTCGTGTGGTGTTTGATAAGGCTGAGTCAATTTGATCTAGCGTTTGGTAGTATAAATCTAAATAGCCCTCTACCATCGCTTGCACAGAGCAAAACTGTAAGGCGCGCTCATGACAAGCTTGACGCGAAATATTTTTAATCTCGTTAAAGCCTTGTACGAAAGCGTCTGCATCTTCTTTGGCGACGATAATACCTGTCTCCGGCGTGATAATTTCAGAGCTTGCTCCTGCATCGAATCCTAGTACTGGTGTGCCACATGCCAAGCTTTCAGCAAGGGTTAATCCATAGGGCTCATCCCAGGTGCTCGTAAATAGCATAGCGGTGGCTTGGCGTAGATATTGATTAATCTCAGAGTTAGTAAGATGACCCACATAGTTAAACAGCTTGTCTTTACCAAGACTTGCATCTTGTTGCAATAAGGGTTCAACATGCTCGTTAAAATATCCTTCATTACTCTTTGGTCCGGCAATAATCAGTTTCTTATTGGCCTGTTTGCAATACTGCATTGCCAAATGGGTGCCTTTTTCTGGGCAAATACGACCACACCAAAAATACACCTCTTCCTCAATGGGCTCTAGATTGGGAGTAAAAGAGGTTATATCGATACCATTGTAGACCACGTGGGAGGGCACAAATTCTGAAAAAAGCTGCTGCTGATATTCGCTCACCGCTGTAAATTGGGTACTGGTACCCTGACTGAGCGTTAGAAGTGCCAGATGCAGTGTGGGGAAAATAGGAGTATGAAAGGTGGTAAAAAAACGGGGCCCAAAAGCTTGACCAGTCATCATAGGTATATGGTGTAAGCTGTGGTTATGGACAATATCAATGTCACCATGTTCATCACGCTCAATGATGTCGCGCATTGCCATTTGATAAGCTAAGTAACTGTGTAGCTCTTCACGGCTCATTGATAAATTTTCAGGTCCTGTTTCTCCAATGAGCTGATCAAATTCATCTTCAGTAAGTAACGGGATTAACGTCACTTTTGTTTTACTGTCTTTGTGTGCATATAACAGCACTTCATGACCAAGATCTACTAAGCCATCGCATATTAAATGTGTCATCTTCTCTAACCCGCCAGCATAAGGCTCGGCAATAGGGTATAGCGAGTGGGCAATAACCGCTATTCGTAGCGGGGCAGGCGAGTGGGGGTTAGTAGCAATATAAGGATCATTTTGAAATGACTCAGCAGGTTGCTGAGCGGATCTTGTAACAGGAGAAGATAACATAGGGGTCTCAAGACGAAAAGTCGTAAAAATATAAGTTTATAAAGTTATTAATGATTCAAAGATCATTGTTTAAAAATAATTGTTTAAAGCTAAAATTCAGCATACCCATGACTAAGTACACGGATAACAACAGGCGCTTAAAGTTGCTTCTTATCAAAATAAGTCACATCAGATTTACTAATAAATTGTTGATTATTAGAAGCTTCTAGATTAGACAGCTTAGATTTCTCAATAACCTTACCTAGCTTGTCTAGTTTGGCAGTTGCCTCTAACTTAGAACGATCTAACGTCGTTTTCATGGCTAATCTAGTGGGTGTCGGACCGACAAACTGGCCTGCGACTGTATTAATATATTGCTCTGAGCGCATTGTGGCTATTTTCACCGGCTTTTGAGTCTTGGCGGCAGAGAAGTTGTCAATAGCGACCATTATTGAAGCAACCTTTAGCAACAGGAAGCTAACCGCACAGACAAACAGTGCAGGCGAATAAAAGTCAGTCAGCGGTGAGACCATCACAGTGGTGAATAGGTTTAATAGCAACAACAGCTTGGGCGCAACCATCAGACTCTCTAACCATGGGGCAGTATCATCGGTCATCAAGTTGTGCTTTGGCGTACAGTTAAAGGGTTTATTCTGCCCCCACAACACGGGCGTCCAAGATAGGGCTCCCAGCTCCCAGAAGTTAAGGTGCATAAGCCAAGTACGAAGTTTGCCTTTAAGGGTAAATTGATGTTGATGATTGACCTGCTTATTGAGAGGTGCCTTATCATTTAAATAAGCCATCAAACGTCGAATCACAAAAAACGCATAACCGCTATAAACCATCATCAAAGGCAACTGTACAGCCGCTTTAGAAATAGGATAAATAGTAGACGCCACAATCATGAGTAAAGCAAAAAAGTGCAACACAATAAACGGACCGGTAAAGTTAACCCAAGCTGTGAGCTGAGAAAAATGGGCCCGCAAATATTCCAGTTTTTCACCCATACTCTGGTTGTGTTTAGAAGCAGCGCTGTCTTTAGATGTTGTGGTTGAAGCTGAGTGTGTTGATGTTTGAGTGACATCAACTTTAGAGGCGGGTACAGAATTAAAATAGCCGCTAAGCACCTGCATATTTCCGTATATCCAGCGTTGACGCTGTGACATCAAGTCTTTCAATGTATGAGGCAATAGCCCTGTAGAGATAACTTCAGGTATAAATTGACTAAATAACCCACTACGGTGCATTTTAACCCCCATCTGCGCATCTTCAGTAATTGACGCTGAAGACCAACCACCAAGTGCTAACAAGTCACGACGATTAATAACAGCGAAAGTACCCGTAGATAAGGCTTTTGAGCAATTAAAAGAGCGCAATAAGTGATGATTAAAATAATGGTTTAACTCACTTTGCACTTCAGTTTGAGCACTACTGCGATAAAACTGGGGGAACTGTAGCAAGGTATGCTTAGGATAGGTAGCGATAGCATTGGCAATAGCCGCTCTTGCATGAGGAAGCGCTTGGTAGTCACTGTCTACGACCACGATGTGAGTACAGTTATCATCCATCAGCTGAAGCGCTAAATTGAGCGCACCTGCTTTATAACCCTTCACCGAATCGACATGATAAAAGTGAACGTTTAACTTAGGATGTAGTTTATTGCAGTAGTTTGACAGAGGCTGATATAAGTGGG
This window contains:
- a CDS encoding glycosyltransferase family 2 protein, encoding MSDRPLNFHTIKNDKKSINTIVKDFKPLLANEQILTLGNSSLDKPALNTYISDIHKSNAYKLDKLSSDKLNTQKQVALSFQIMTRAEPPELVIETIKSLLAVKKPEDEILIIDNNNQETHLYQPLSNYCNKLHPKLNVHFYHVDSVKGYKAGALNLALQLMDDNCTHIVVVDSDYQALPHARAAIANAIATYPKHTLLQFPQFYRSSAQTEVQSELNHYFNHHLLRSFNCSKALSTGTFAVINRRDLLALGGWSSASITEDAQMGVKMHRSGLFSQFIPEVISTGLLPHTLKDLMSQRQRWIYGNMQVLSGYFNSVPASKVDVTQTSTHSASTTTSKDSAASKHNQSMGEKLEYLRAHFSQLTAWVNFTGPFIVLHFFALLMIVASTIYPISKAAVQLPLMMVYSGYAFFVIRRLMAYLNDKAPLNKQVNHQHQFTLKGKLRTWLMHLNFWELGALSWTPVLWGQNKPFNCTPKHNLMTDDTAPWLESLMVAPKLLLLLNLFTTVMVSPLTDFYSPALFVCAVSFLLLKVASIMVAIDNFSAAKTQKPVKIATMRSEQYINTVAGQFVGPTPTRLAMKTTLDRSKLEATAKLDKLGKVIEKSKLSNLEASNNQQFISKSDVTYFDKKQL
- a CDS encoding glycosyltransferase — encoded protein: MLSSPVTRSAQQPAESFQNDPYIATNPHSPAPLRIAVIAHSLYPIAEPYAGGLEKMTHLICDGLVDLGHEVLLYAHKDSKTKVTLIPLLTEDEFDQLIGETGPENLSMSREELHSYLAYQMAMRDIIERDEHGDIDIVHNHSLHHIPMMTGQAFGPRFFTTFHTPIFPTLHLALLTLSQGTSTQFTAVSEYQQQLFSEFVPSHVVYNGIDITSFTPNLEPIEEEVYFWCGRICPEKGTHLAMQYCKQANKKLIIAGPKSNEGYFNEHVEPLLQQDASLGKDKLFNYVGHLTNSEINQYLRQATAMLFTSTWDEPYGLTLAESLACGTPVLGFDAGASSEIITPETGIIVAKEDADAFVQGFNEIKNISRQACHERALQFCSVQAMVEGYLDLYYQTLDQIDSALSNTTRASQSARQQPDWQHLVDCADNIKGTHSLRRQTDSFINIDADAQQPLLQPVDLAISNFGQE